One window of the Osmerus mordax isolate fOsmMor3 chromosome 2, fOsmMor3.pri, whole genome shotgun sequence genome contains the following:
- the med14 gene encoding mediator of RNA polymerase II transcription subunit 14 isoform X2, which produces MAPVQIGSDGQLVPVGGPTSAPQPPPPGAPATQGVRLSLLIEFLLQRTYHEITLLAELLPRKTDMERKIEIVQFASRSRQLFVRLLALVKWASNAGKVEKCAMISSFLDQQAFLFVDTADRLASLARDALVHARLPSFAIPFAIDVLTTGSYPRLPTCIRDKIIPPDPITKVEKQSTLNQLNQILRHRLVTTDLPPQLANLTVANGRVKFRVEGEFEASLTVMGDDPDIPWRLLKLEVLVEDKETGDGRALVHSMQVNFIHELVQSRLFADEKPLQDMYNCLHSFCLSLQLEVLHSQTLLLIRERWGDLVQVERYMPAKSLTLAVWNQQVLGRKTGTASVHKVTIKIDESDGSKPLQISHEPPLPACDSKLMERAMKIDHLSVEKLLIDSVHARSHQKLQELKAILRSNNPGDNSFIETALPTLVIPILEPCGRSECLHIFVDLHSGMFQPMLYGIEQSMLDDIEKTINDDMKRIISWLQQLKYWLGEQRCRQSVKHLPTVCSDTLHLSNAASHPAGSLSKHKLFIKLTRLPQYYIVVEMLEVPGCPTELRYQYSFLSVSQLEGDEGPPVAQLLQTFKPNLEQLVLDTMTGKGLRPGAKRKLSGDPGALEPKKPKRSGEMCAFNKELAHLVAMCDTNMPFIGLRAELSNMEIPHQGVQVEGDGCSHAIRILKIPASKGVGEETRRAVDRSLLDCTFRLQGRNNRTWVAELVLAHCPLSSTHSKEQASTRHVYLTYENPLSEPVGGRKVVEMFLNDWSSISQLYQCVLKFSRSLPEMPSYLSHFSEVRLYNYRKLVLCYGSTKGSSVTIQWNSSSQTFHLSLGTIGPNSGCSNCHNIILHQLQEMFNKTPNVVQLLQVLSDTQAPLNAINKLPTVPMLGLTQRTNTAYQCFSILPQSPTHIRLAFRNMYCIDIYCRGRGVVAIRDGAYSLFDNTKIVEGFYPAPGLKTFLNMFVDSNQDPRRRSVNEDDNPPSPVGVDVMDSLMNQLQAQQPIRGGAGGVYPPLTSPPTAFHTNVAPSPSMMPTQSPGALDPSSPYAMVSPSQRGQWPGSPQVSGPSPGARIHGMSPGNPSLHSPIPDASHSPRAGSSSQTMPSSMPPPRKLPQRSWAASIPTILTHNALHVLLLPSPTPCLVPGLAGSYLCSPLERFLGSVIMRRHLQRIIQLEPNLAIVTSNEPGVIMFKTEVLKCRVALNPKTYQTLQLKVTPENTGPWSQDELQVLEKFFETRVAGPPFKYNTLNAFTKLLGAPTNILRDCVRIMKLELFPDQAAQFKWNVQFCLTIPPSAPPIAPPGTIAVVLKSKMLFFLQLTQRVPVPQDQVSIIVPIVYDMSTGLTQQADIPRQHSSSGAAALMVSNILKRFNEMHPARQGECTIFASVHELMANLNLPPGGRQ; this is translated from the exons ATGGCTCCGGTGCAGATTGGATCAGATGGACAACTAGTCCCGGTCGGGGGTCCAACCTCGGCTCCCCAGCCGCCTCCTCCCGGGGCCCCAGCGACGCAGGGTGTACGCCTCAGTCTTCTCATCGAATTTCTTCTGCAGAGGACCTACCACGAAATTACCCTGCTGGCTGAACT TCTACCCCGAAAAACAGACATGGAGAG GAAAATTGAAATCGTGCAGTTTGCCAGTCGCTCTAGACAACTTTTTGTGCGTCTCCTAGCGCTGGTGAAGTGGGCCAGCAATGCTGGGAAGGTGGAGAAATGTGCG ATGATCTCCAGCTTCCTGGACCAGCAGGCCTTCCTGTTTGTGGACACAGCTGATAGGCTGGCCTCGCTGGCAAGAGATGCCCTGGTGCACGCCCGCCTACCCAGCTTCGCCATCCCCTTCGCCATCGACGTGCTGACAACAGGATCTTACCCTCGGCTGCCCACATGCATAAGG GATAAGATCATTCCTCCAGACCCCATCACTAAGGTGGAGAAGCAGAGCACTCTGAACCAGCTCAATCAGATCCTTCGCCATCGCTTGGTCACAACAGACTTACCCCCCCAGCTAGCCAATCTTACCGTAG CTAATGGGCGTGTGAAGTTCCGTGTGGAAGGAGAGTTTGAGGCCAGTCTCACGGTGATGGGAGACGACCCTGACATCCCCTGGAGGCTGCTGAAGCTGGAGGTCCTGGTCGAAGACAAAGAGACCGGAG aTGGGCGAGCATTGGTCCACAGCATGCAGGTGAACTTCATCCATGAGCTGGTCCAGTCCCGCCTGTTTGCAGATGAGAAGCCTCTGCAGGACATGTACAACTGCCTGC ACTCGTTCTGCCTGTCGCTGCAGCTGGAGGTTCTGCACTCCCAGACCCTGCTGCTGATCAGAGAGCGCTGGGGCGACCTGGTGCAGGTGGAGAGATACATGCCTGCCAAGAGCCTCACGCTGGCAGTCTGGAA TCAACAGGTGTTGGGTAGAAAGACAGGAACAGCCTCTGTCCACAAAGTCACCATAAAGATTGACGAATCAGACGGCTCCAAGCCCCTGCAGATATCCCATGAGCCTCCCCTCCCCGCTTGTGATTCCAAACTGATGGAGCGTGCTATGAAG ATCGACCACCTGTCAGTGGAGAAGCTGTTGATTGACAGTGTCCACGCCCGCTCCCACCAAAAGCTGCAGGAGCTGAAGGCCATCCTGAGGAGCAATAACCCTGGCGACAACT CGTTCATCGAGACAGCCCTTCCCACCCTGGTCATCCCCATCCTGGAGCCCTGCGGACGCTCAGAGTGCCTGCACATCTTTGTAGACCTGCATTCTGGAATGTTCCAGCCAATGCTCTATGGCATAG AACAGTCCATGCTTGATGACATTGAGAAGACCATTAATGATGACATGAAGCGCATAATCTCTTGGCTGCAGCAGCTGAA gTACTGGTTGGGTGAGCAACGTTGTCGTCAGTCTGTCAAGCACCTCCCCACTGTGTGCTCTGACACACTTCACCTCTCCAACGCTGCCTCCCACCCGGCGGGCAGCCTATCAAAGCACAAGCTCTTCATCAAGCTGACACGCCTACCCCAGTACTACATC GTTGTGGAGATGCTGGAGGTCCCAGGCTGTCCTACAGAGCTCAGGTACCAGTACTCCTTCCTGTCAGTGAGTCAGCTGGAGGGGGACGAGGGCCCTCCTGTGGCCCAGCTTCTGCAGACCTTTAAACCCAATCTGGAGCAGCTGGTCCTGGACACCATGACAGGGAAGGGGCTCCGGCCTGGAGCCAAGAGGAAG CTGTCTGGGGACCCAGGTGCCCTGGAGCCGAAGAAGCCCAAGCGCTCGGGTGAAATGTGTGCCTTCAACAAAGAGCTGGCCCACCTAGTGGCCATGTGTGACACTAACATGCCCTTCATTGGCCTCCGTGCAGAG CTATCCAACATGGAGATCCCTCACCAGGGggtgcaggtggagggagacggCTGCAGCCACGCCATCCGTATCCTTAA GATCCCAGCCAGtaagggtgtgggggaggagaccAGGCGGGCGGTGGACCGCTCCCTGCTGGACTGCACCTTCCGTCTGCAAGGCAGGAACAACCGCACCTGGGTGGCTGAGCTGGTGCTGGCCCATTGCCCACTCAGCAGTACACACAGCAAGGAGCAAG CCTCCACGCGGCACGTGTATCTGACCTATGAGAACCCGCTGTCTGAGCCTGTGGGAGGCAGGAAAGTAGTGGAGATGTTCCTTAATGATTGGAGCTCCATTAGCCAGCTTTACCAGTGTGTACTCAAGTTCTCACGCTCACTACCAG AGATGCCCTCCTACCTCAGCCACTTCTCAGAGGTGCGGCTCTATAACTACCGCAAGCTGGTCCTATGCTATGGAAGCACCAAGGGCAGTTCG GTTACCATCCAGTGGAACTCCAGCAGCCAGAcattccacctctccctggggACCATAGGACCTAACTCTGGCTGCAGCAACTGCCACAACATCATCCTACATCAGCTCCAGGAGATGTTCAACAAGACCCCCAATGTGGTGCAActgctgcag GTGCTCTCAGACACTCAGGCTCCTCTGAATGCCATCAACAAGCTGCCCACTGTGCCCATGCTGGGACTGACCCAGCGGACCAACACAGCATACCAGTGCTTCTCCATCCTGCCCCAGTCGCCCACACATATCCGTCTAGCCTTCAGAAACATGTACTGCATCGACATCTACTGCCGTGGCCGAGGGGTGGTGGCCATACGGGATGGAGCCTACAGTCTGTTTGACAACACCAAGATAGTGGAGGGCTTCTACCCAGCTCCAGGGCTCAAg ACGTTCCTCAACATGTTTGTGGACAGTAACCAGGATCCTCGCCGCCGCTCTGTCAACGAGGACGACAACCCGCCCTCCCCAGTGGGAGTGGATGTGATGGACAGCCTCATGAACCAATTACAAGCCCAGCAGCCAAtaagagggggggcaggaggagtgtACCCTCCCCTTACTTCACCACCAACAGCGTTCCATACCAATGTGGCTCCATCGCCCTCCATGATGCCCACCCAGTCCCCAG gggcCCTGGATCCCAGCTCTCCGTACGCCATGGTCTCCCCCAGCCAGAGGGGccagtggccaggctctccccAGGTGTCAGGCCCTTCTCCTGGGGCTCGGATTCATGGCATGTCCCCTGGGAACCCCTCTCTTCACTCACCAATCCCCGAcgcctcccactctccccgcGCTGGATCCA gctccCAGACCATGCCCAGCAGCATGCCTCCTCCACGAAAGCTGCCTCAGCGCTCCTGGGCGGCTTCCATCCCCACCATCCtcacccacaatgccttgcatgtgctgctgctgccgtCGCCCACGCCCTGCCTGGTGCCGGGCTTGGCAGGAAGTTACCTCTGCTCGCCACTCGAGCGCTTCCTGGGCTCCGTCATCATGAGACGCCACCTGCAGCGGATCATCCAGCTGGAGCCCAAC CTGGCCATTGTGACCTCTAACGAGCCAGGAGTCATCATGTTTAAGACCGAGGTTCTGAAGTGTCGCGTAGCCTTGAACCCCAAGACCTACCAGACTCTGCAGCTCAAGGTCACCCCAGAGAACACTGGTCCCTGGTCCCAGGATGAGCTTCAAGTCCTGGAGAAGTTTTTTGAGACCAGG GTGGCAGGACCTCCTTTTAAGTACAACACGCTTAATGCCTTTACCAAGCTCCTGGGGGCTCCCACCAACATCCTGAGGGACTGTGTCCGCATCATGAAACTGGAACTG ttcccTGACCAGGCAGCTCAGTTCAAGTGGAATGTTCAGTTCTGCCTGACGATCCCACCCAGCGCCCCCCCCATCGCCCCCCCTGGCACCATCGCTGTGGTGCTCAAGTCCAAGATGCTCTTTTTT CTCCAGCTGACCCAGAGGGTCCCTGTGCCCCAGGACCAGGTGAGCATCATCGTGCCGATTGTTTACGACATGTCGACCGGCCTCACCCAGCAGGCTGACATCCCCCGCCAGCACAGCTCCTCTGGGGCCGCAGCACTCATGGTCTCCAACATCCTCAAGAGGTTCAACGAGATGCACCCTGCCAGACAGG GTGAATGTACAATATTTGCCTCAGTGCATGAGCTCATGGCCAACCTCAATCTACCGCCTGGTGGTCGCCAGTAG
- the med14 gene encoding mediator of RNA polymerase II transcription subunit 14 isoform X1, translating into MAPVQIGSDGQLVPVGGPTSAPQPPPPGAPATQGVRLSLLIEFLLQRTYHEITLLAELLPRKTDMERKIEIVQFASRSRQLFVRLLALVKWASNAGKVEKCAMISSFLDQQAFLFVDTADRLASLARDALVHARLPSFAIPFAIDVLTTGSYPRLPTCIRDKIIPPDPITKVEKQSTLNQLNQILRHRLVTTDLPPQLANLTVANGRVKFRVEGEFEASLTVMGDDPDIPWRLLKLEVLVEDKETGDGRALVHSMQVNFIHELVQSRLFADEKPLQDMYNCLHSFCLSLQLEVLHSQTLLLIRERWGDLVQVERYMPAKSLTLAVWNQQVLGRKTGTASVHKVTIKIDESDGSKPLQISHEPPLPACDSKLMERAMKIDHLSVEKLLIDSVHARSHQKLQELKAILRSNNPGDNSFIETALPTLVIPILEPCGRSECLHIFVDLHSGMFQPMLYGIEQSMLDDIEKTINDDMKRIISWLQQLKYWLGEQRCRQSVKHLPTVCSDTLHLSNAASHPAGSLSKHKLFIKLTRLPQYYIVVEMLEVPGCPTELRYQYSFLSVSQLEGDEGPPVAQLLQTFKPNLEQLVLDTMTGKGLRPGAKRKLSGDPGALEPKKPKRSGEMCAFNKELAHLVAMCDTNMPFIGLRAELSNMEIPHQGVQVEGDGCSHAIRILKIPASKGVGEETRRAVDRSLLDCTFRLQGRNNRTWVAELVLAHCPLSSTHSKEQASTRHVYLTYENPLSEPVGGRKVVEMFLNDWSSISQLYQCVLKFSRSLPEMPSYLSHFSEVRLYNYRKLVLCYGSTKGSSVTIQWNSSSQTFHLSLGTIGPNSGCSNCHNIILHQLQEMFNKTPNVVQLLQVLSDTQAPLNAINKLPTVPMLGLTQRTNTAYQCFSILPQSPTHIRLAFRNMYCIDIYCRGRGVVAIRDGAYSLFDNTKIVEGFYPAPGLKTFLNMFVDSNQDPRRRSVNEDDNPPSPVGVDVMDSLMNQLQAQQPIRGGAGGVYPPLTSPPTAFHTNVAPSPSMMPTQSPGTIHSSGSPSGVLRAPSPFGPTPSPSSLGIAMGPSSFASPHGALDPSSPYAMVSPSQRGQWPGSPQVSGPSPGARIHGMSPGNPSLHSPIPDASHSPRAGSSSQTMPSSMPPPRKLPQRSWAASIPTILTHNALHVLLLPSPTPCLVPGLAGSYLCSPLERFLGSVIMRRHLQRIIQLEPNLAIVTSNEPGVIMFKTEVLKCRVALNPKTYQTLQLKVTPENTGPWSQDELQVLEKFFETRVAGPPFKYNTLNAFTKLLGAPTNILRDCVRIMKLELFPDQAAQFKWNVQFCLTIPPSAPPIAPPGTIAVVLKSKMLFFLQLTQRVPVPQDQVSIIVPIVYDMSTGLTQQADIPRQHSSSGAAALMVSNILKRFNEMHPARQGECTIFASVHELMANLNLPPGGRQ; encoded by the exons ATGGCTCCGGTGCAGATTGGATCAGATGGACAACTAGTCCCGGTCGGGGGTCCAACCTCGGCTCCCCAGCCGCCTCCTCCCGGGGCCCCAGCGACGCAGGGTGTACGCCTCAGTCTTCTCATCGAATTTCTTCTGCAGAGGACCTACCACGAAATTACCCTGCTGGCTGAACT TCTACCCCGAAAAACAGACATGGAGAG GAAAATTGAAATCGTGCAGTTTGCCAGTCGCTCTAGACAACTTTTTGTGCGTCTCCTAGCGCTGGTGAAGTGGGCCAGCAATGCTGGGAAGGTGGAGAAATGTGCG ATGATCTCCAGCTTCCTGGACCAGCAGGCCTTCCTGTTTGTGGACACAGCTGATAGGCTGGCCTCGCTGGCAAGAGATGCCCTGGTGCACGCCCGCCTACCCAGCTTCGCCATCCCCTTCGCCATCGACGTGCTGACAACAGGATCTTACCCTCGGCTGCCCACATGCATAAGG GATAAGATCATTCCTCCAGACCCCATCACTAAGGTGGAGAAGCAGAGCACTCTGAACCAGCTCAATCAGATCCTTCGCCATCGCTTGGTCACAACAGACTTACCCCCCCAGCTAGCCAATCTTACCGTAG CTAATGGGCGTGTGAAGTTCCGTGTGGAAGGAGAGTTTGAGGCCAGTCTCACGGTGATGGGAGACGACCCTGACATCCCCTGGAGGCTGCTGAAGCTGGAGGTCCTGGTCGAAGACAAAGAGACCGGAG aTGGGCGAGCATTGGTCCACAGCATGCAGGTGAACTTCATCCATGAGCTGGTCCAGTCCCGCCTGTTTGCAGATGAGAAGCCTCTGCAGGACATGTACAACTGCCTGC ACTCGTTCTGCCTGTCGCTGCAGCTGGAGGTTCTGCACTCCCAGACCCTGCTGCTGATCAGAGAGCGCTGGGGCGACCTGGTGCAGGTGGAGAGATACATGCCTGCCAAGAGCCTCACGCTGGCAGTCTGGAA TCAACAGGTGTTGGGTAGAAAGACAGGAACAGCCTCTGTCCACAAAGTCACCATAAAGATTGACGAATCAGACGGCTCCAAGCCCCTGCAGATATCCCATGAGCCTCCCCTCCCCGCTTGTGATTCCAAACTGATGGAGCGTGCTATGAAG ATCGACCACCTGTCAGTGGAGAAGCTGTTGATTGACAGTGTCCACGCCCGCTCCCACCAAAAGCTGCAGGAGCTGAAGGCCATCCTGAGGAGCAATAACCCTGGCGACAACT CGTTCATCGAGACAGCCCTTCCCACCCTGGTCATCCCCATCCTGGAGCCCTGCGGACGCTCAGAGTGCCTGCACATCTTTGTAGACCTGCATTCTGGAATGTTCCAGCCAATGCTCTATGGCATAG AACAGTCCATGCTTGATGACATTGAGAAGACCATTAATGATGACATGAAGCGCATAATCTCTTGGCTGCAGCAGCTGAA gTACTGGTTGGGTGAGCAACGTTGTCGTCAGTCTGTCAAGCACCTCCCCACTGTGTGCTCTGACACACTTCACCTCTCCAACGCTGCCTCCCACCCGGCGGGCAGCCTATCAAAGCACAAGCTCTTCATCAAGCTGACACGCCTACCCCAGTACTACATC GTTGTGGAGATGCTGGAGGTCCCAGGCTGTCCTACAGAGCTCAGGTACCAGTACTCCTTCCTGTCAGTGAGTCAGCTGGAGGGGGACGAGGGCCCTCCTGTGGCCCAGCTTCTGCAGACCTTTAAACCCAATCTGGAGCAGCTGGTCCTGGACACCATGACAGGGAAGGGGCTCCGGCCTGGAGCCAAGAGGAAG CTGTCTGGGGACCCAGGTGCCCTGGAGCCGAAGAAGCCCAAGCGCTCGGGTGAAATGTGTGCCTTCAACAAAGAGCTGGCCCACCTAGTGGCCATGTGTGACACTAACATGCCCTTCATTGGCCTCCGTGCAGAG CTATCCAACATGGAGATCCCTCACCAGGGggtgcaggtggagggagacggCTGCAGCCACGCCATCCGTATCCTTAA GATCCCAGCCAGtaagggtgtgggggaggagaccAGGCGGGCGGTGGACCGCTCCCTGCTGGACTGCACCTTCCGTCTGCAAGGCAGGAACAACCGCACCTGGGTGGCTGAGCTGGTGCTGGCCCATTGCCCACTCAGCAGTACACACAGCAAGGAGCAAG CCTCCACGCGGCACGTGTATCTGACCTATGAGAACCCGCTGTCTGAGCCTGTGGGAGGCAGGAAAGTAGTGGAGATGTTCCTTAATGATTGGAGCTCCATTAGCCAGCTTTACCAGTGTGTACTCAAGTTCTCACGCTCACTACCAG AGATGCCCTCCTACCTCAGCCACTTCTCAGAGGTGCGGCTCTATAACTACCGCAAGCTGGTCCTATGCTATGGAAGCACCAAGGGCAGTTCG GTTACCATCCAGTGGAACTCCAGCAGCCAGAcattccacctctccctggggACCATAGGACCTAACTCTGGCTGCAGCAACTGCCACAACATCATCCTACATCAGCTCCAGGAGATGTTCAACAAGACCCCCAATGTGGTGCAActgctgcag GTGCTCTCAGACACTCAGGCTCCTCTGAATGCCATCAACAAGCTGCCCACTGTGCCCATGCTGGGACTGACCCAGCGGACCAACACAGCATACCAGTGCTTCTCCATCCTGCCCCAGTCGCCCACACATATCCGTCTAGCCTTCAGAAACATGTACTGCATCGACATCTACTGCCGTGGCCGAGGGGTGGTGGCCATACGGGATGGAGCCTACAGTCTGTTTGACAACACCAAGATAGTGGAGGGCTTCTACCCAGCTCCAGGGCTCAAg ACGTTCCTCAACATGTTTGTGGACAGTAACCAGGATCCTCGCCGCCGCTCTGTCAACGAGGACGACAACCCGCCCTCCCCAGTGGGAGTGGATGTGATGGACAGCCTCATGAACCAATTACAAGCCCAGCAGCCAAtaagagggggggcaggaggagtgtACCCTCCCCTTACTTCACCACCAACAGCGTTCCATACCAATGTGGCTCCATCGCCCTCCATGATGCCCACCCAGTCCCCAG ggacCATCCATTCCTCCGGCTCCCCTAGTGGAGTACTGAGGGCGCCCTCGCCCTTTGGGCCCACCCCGTCGCCCTCCTCTCTGGGCATAGCTATGGGCCCCAGCAGCTTTGCCAGCCCGCATG gggcCCTGGATCCCAGCTCTCCGTACGCCATGGTCTCCCCCAGCCAGAGGGGccagtggccaggctctccccAGGTGTCAGGCCCTTCTCCTGGGGCTCGGATTCATGGCATGTCCCCTGGGAACCCCTCTCTTCACTCACCAATCCCCGAcgcctcccactctccccgcGCTGGATCCA gctccCAGACCATGCCCAGCAGCATGCCTCCTCCACGAAAGCTGCCTCAGCGCTCCTGGGCGGCTTCCATCCCCACCATCCtcacccacaatgccttgcatgtgctgctgctgccgtCGCCCACGCCCTGCCTGGTGCCGGGCTTGGCAGGAAGTTACCTCTGCTCGCCACTCGAGCGCTTCCTGGGCTCCGTCATCATGAGACGCCACCTGCAGCGGATCATCCAGCTGGAGCCCAAC CTGGCCATTGTGACCTCTAACGAGCCAGGAGTCATCATGTTTAAGACCGAGGTTCTGAAGTGTCGCGTAGCCTTGAACCCCAAGACCTACCAGACTCTGCAGCTCAAGGTCACCCCAGAGAACACTGGTCCCTGGTCCCAGGATGAGCTTCAAGTCCTGGAGAAGTTTTTTGAGACCAGG GTGGCAGGACCTCCTTTTAAGTACAACACGCTTAATGCCTTTACCAAGCTCCTGGGGGCTCCCACCAACATCCTGAGGGACTGTGTCCGCATCATGAAACTGGAACTG ttcccTGACCAGGCAGCTCAGTTCAAGTGGAATGTTCAGTTCTGCCTGACGATCCCACCCAGCGCCCCCCCCATCGCCCCCCCTGGCACCATCGCTGTGGTGCTCAAGTCCAAGATGCTCTTTTTT CTCCAGCTGACCCAGAGGGTCCCTGTGCCCCAGGACCAGGTGAGCATCATCGTGCCGATTGTTTACGACATGTCGACCGGCCTCACCCAGCAGGCTGACATCCCCCGCCAGCACAGCTCCTCTGGGGCCGCAGCACTCATGGTCTCCAACATCCTCAAGAGGTTCAACGAGATGCACCCTGCCAGACAGG GTGAATGTACAATATTTGCCTCAGTGCATGAGCTCATGGCCAACCTCAATCTACCGCCTGGTGGTCGCCAGTAG